In Gammaproteobacteria bacterium, one DNA window encodes the following:
- the yaaA gene encoding peroxide stress protein YaaA, which yields MMIVISPAKTLDFETPPGTQEHTQPGFLDDSAELIDTLRKLEPDQIGALMSISPKLAVLNSNRYFSWQRPFTLKNAKQAIFAFKGDVYTGLDAATMTTAELAFAQQHLRMLSGLYGVLRPLDLMQPYRLEMGTQLKNPRGNNLYEFWGDKITLALNQDLAEQHDTTLINLASNEYFQSIQPSKLTARIITPVFKDQKNGVYKIISFFAKKARGMMSRYIIRNKLTEPDAIKNFDVAGYRFSKADSSQDEWIFTRAESKSA from the coding sequence ATGATGATCGTTATTTCACCGGCCAAAACGCTGGATTTTGAAACACCACCCGGCACACAGGAACATACCCAACCGGGTTTTCTCGACGACTCCGCGGAGCTTATCGATACCCTCAGAAAACTGGAACCCGACCAAATCGGCGCATTGATGTCGATCAGCCCCAAACTGGCCGTGTTGAACTCCAATCGCTATTTTTCCTGGCAGCGGCCGTTCACCCTGAAAAATGCCAAGCAAGCGATATTTGCTTTCAAAGGCGATGTTTACACCGGTTTGGATGCGGCAACCATGACCACGGCAGAGCTGGCTTTTGCACAGCAACATTTGCGCATGCTGTCCGGCTTGTACGGCGTGTTGCGTCCGTTGGATCTGATGCAGCCGTACCGGCTGGAAATGGGTACGCAACTCAAGAATCCGCGCGGCAATAACTTGTACGAATTCTGGGGAGACAAAATCACCCTCGCCCTCAATCAGGATTTGGCAGAACAACACGACACCACCTTGATCAATCTCGCTTCCAACGAATACTTCCAGTCCATCCAACCCAGCAAGCTCACCGCGCGCATTATCACCCCTGTTTTCAAGGATCAGAAAAACGGTGTTTACAAAATTATCAGCTTCTTCGCCAAGAAAGCGCGCGGTATGATGAGCCGATACATTATCCGGAACAAACTCACGGAGCCTGACGCCATTAAAAACTTCGATGTAGCGGGCTATCGGTTCAGTAAAGCGGATAGCTCTCAGGATGAATGGATTTTTACTCGCGCTGAATCCAAGTCCGCATAA
- a CDS encoding nuclear transport factor 2 family protein translates to MHMNKPAELAKNYVTLSNNHDLALIKPLFAVDATYYSAYFGEYKGSDAIHTMMISFFERFPDAHWDVAEYLDIGNEGAEFAFTMTGTDASSNEHVERRGLERIYFTPAGLIRHIAVYKPDDFPRID, encoded by the coding sequence ATGCACATGAATAAACCCGCAGAACTGGCAAAAAACTACGTTACGTTATCCAACAATCACGACCTCGCGCTGATTAAACCATTGTTCGCGGTTGATGCTACCTATTACTCCGCTTATTTTGGTGAATATAAAGGCAGTGACGCCATTCATACGATGATGATCAGCTTCTTCGAGCGTTTTCCCGATGCCCATTGGGATGTAGCAGAGTATCTCGACATTGGCAATGAGGGTGCGGAGTTTGCATTCACAATGACCGGCACCGATGCTTCCTCCAACGAGCACGTCGAACGACGAGGGTTAGAACGCATTTATTTCACACCGGCAGGATTGATCAGACATATCGCCGTCTACAAACCGGACGATTTTCCCAGAATTGACTGA
- the rpiA gene encoding ribose-5-phosphate isomerase RpiA, with the protein MTQDEQKRAVAAAAIEHIPVGCIVGVGTGSTANYFIDELAKIKNKIEGAVASSDATAQRLKGHGIEVLDLNNVIDLPVYVDGADEITEHLHMIKGGGGALTREKIVAAVARKFICITDQSKLVNILGNFPLPVEVIPMARSYVAREIVQLGGHPALRQGFTTDNGNVILDVHGLQIMNPVELEAKLNQITGVVTNGLFARRPANTLLLGTDNGVRTITV; encoded by the coding sequence ATGACACAAGACGAACAAAAACGCGCAGTTGCAGCGGCTGCGATCGAGCATATTCCGGTTGGTTGTATCGTAGGGGTAGGTACAGGTTCTACGGCTAATTACTTTATCGATGAATTAGCCAAAATCAAAAATAAAATCGAGGGCGCAGTCGCCAGCTCAGATGCAACGGCGCAGCGCCTTAAAGGTCATGGTATCGAAGTACTCGATCTGAATAACGTCATCGACCTTCCTGTGTACGTCGACGGTGCGGACGAAATCACCGAGCATTTGCATATGATCAAAGGCGGCGGCGGTGCGTTGACCCGGGAAAAAATCGTCGCAGCGGTGGCGCGGAAGTTTATCTGTATTACCGATCAGAGCAAACTGGTGAATATTCTTGGCAACTTCCCGCTGCCTGTTGAGGTCATACCGATGGCGCGCAGTTATGTCGCGCGCGAGATTGTGCAATTGGGCGGACATCCAGCATTACGCCAGGGCTTCACCACCGACAACGGCAACGTCATTCTGGATGTACATGGTCTGCAAATCATGAATCCGGTGGAACTAGAAGCAAAACTTAACCAGATTACCGGCGTTGTCACCAACGGCCTTTTTGCCCGGCGCCCGGCGAATACGCTATTATTGGGAACCGATAACGGTGTACGGACAATTACTGTTTGA
- the phoU gene encoding phosphate signaling complex protein PhoU, producing the protein MANKEHISKQFDADLEEVRTRVLQMGGFVEEQIENAIDALTSGNEELIDQVITRDHRVNAMEVSIDEICNQIIARRQPTASDLRMIMMVIKTITDLERIGDEAAKIARMAKLIYSSDRMHIPRFNEVKHVASIAMDMLHKALDSFARLDLNAAAQIVRQDEFVDEEFRSILRQLITFMMEDPRKISTCLEIVFIAKAIERIGDHAKNMSEYVVYMVKGKDVRHVTADQIEQEIKE; encoded by the coding sequence ATGGCAAATAAAGAACATATTTCCAAGCAGTTCGATGCTGATCTTGAAGAGGTACGCACGCGTGTTTTGCAAATGGGCGGCTTTGTTGAAGAACAAATCGAGAATGCGATCGATGCGCTGACGAGTGGTAACGAAGAGTTGATCGATCAGGTTATTACCCGCGATCACCGTGTCAACGCAATGGAAGTTTCGATTGATGAGATCTGCAATCAGATCATTGCGCGCAGACAGCCGACGGCAAGCGATTTGCGCATGATCATGATGGTGATTAAAACAATCACGGATCTGGAACGCATTGGCGACGAAGCCGCAAAAATTGCCCGCATGGCAAAATTGATCTACTCATCAGATCGTATGCACATTCCACGCTTTAACGAGGTCAAGCATGTTGCCAGTATCGCCATGGACATGTTGCATAAGGCACTCGATTCCTTCGCCCGCTTGGACTTGAATGCAGCTGCGCAAATTGTCCGGCAGGATGAATTTGTCGACGAAGAATTCCGTTCCATCTTGCGCCAGTTGATTACTTTCATGATGGAAGATCCAAGAAAAATCTCCACTTGCCTGGAAATCGTATTTATCGCCAAAGCCATTGAACGCATCGGCGATCACGCCAAAAATATGTCCGAATACGTCGTTTATATGGTAAAAGGCAAGGATGTGCGCCACGTAACAGCCGATCAGATTGAACAGGAAATCAAGGAATAA
- a CDS encoding type IV pilin protein produces the protein MNSTSFSFKAAGLTLIELMITVAILGILASIAFPSYQNYVRQSNRTVAKSLLYENAQFMERFYSQNNQYDAKVGANGIANTGGDDIAVTLPVTQSPRSGTAQYNISLQAVADNTFILQAVPVGSMAGDICGTLTLSNTGAQGAGGSIADCWNR, from the coding sequence ATGAATTCAACTTCCTTTTCATTTAAGGCTGCCGGCCTTACTTTGATTGAGCTTATGATAACGGTTGCCATTCTTGGCATTCTCGCTTCAATCGCGTTTCCGTCTTACCAGAACTACGTGAGACAATCTAACCGTACCGTTGCAAAGTCATTACTCTATGAGAATGCGCAATTCATGGAGCGCTTTTATTCCCAGAACAATCAATATGATGCGAAGGTAGGTGCCAATGGTATAGCTAATACCGGCGGAGATGATATAGCGGTTACATTACCGGTCACGCAATCGCCGAGAAGCGGTACAGCACAATATAATATCTCGCTTCAAGCAGTAGCAGATAATACTTTTATATTACAAGCTGTTCCGGTTGGTTCAATGGCCGGTGATATATGCGGCACACTAACTTTGAGTAATACAGGAGCCCAAGGTGCGGGTGGGAGTATCGCAGATTGCTGGAATCGTTGA
- a CDS encoding pilus assembly protein PilC: protein MKKIGITTGNVIGFLLAILTDNVQALPPLSNIPLFLGGIISPNVMFTLDDSGSMHFEIMPEDLIVQDARFMFPRASSVYGAADYSNYVVDFDPANKYAASLRSSYVNKIYYDPAVRYQPWSNADGSLMSNANPTCAYHNPLNTAAGCRNLTINNTQTARWLQNNGTLSSSGSKTFYPAVYFKYNSGSINAASSYTEVKITSTTATYTGGANRTDCVAAPTCTYAEEIQNFANWYTYYRSRILLARAGIGRAFAAQGNTMRVGFAAINKASTTIDGVATTVVKTGVRQFTGADRTNFFTNLYDHDIPAAGTPLREAVLAVGNYFKRTDDKGPWGLTPGTTGGTQHECRQNYNILMTDGYWTEGSVSGLDNSDNLSGSTITNNSSPAIPATYTYSPALPYSDAYSDTLADAAMQYWKNDLRTDLSNKVPTNPHDPAFWQHLVTFTVGLGVTGTLTALPSGAATWPDPTSGDAVKIDDLWHAAVNGRGEFFSASDPVAFSNALTSALKTIVARTGSASAVATNSNSLTTNGRVYQARFNSGDWSGQLLSIPVSSAGVPGTVEWDAGQVSLASGTIAPASRVIITKGSSDGVSFEYANLTAAQKAFLNKNAAGTTDNCGTERVAFLRGDSAHEGASGTFTCASSTSINNFRTRPNSKLGDIVNSGPIYVGKPMAGYSDVDHPGYASFKNSYKDRTPMIYVGANDGMLHGFNACIAGVTAGCTVANAGKEQLVYIPSTVYENLSRLTDKDYTSNHRYFVDGSPMTGDIYSSSTSSWKSILVGGMNGGGQGYYALDVTNPADTSKAAPTFTTANAANILLWEFTSADDSDMGYSHNLPQINSFTGQAVQIAKMENNRWAVIVGNGYNSTGGKAVLYILFITGGEDGSWTIGTDYIKLIADSGTGNGLSTPTPFDTNGNGKVDVIYAGDIKGNLWKFDVSSATPSSWNVAIGGTPLFVSGTSKPIIAPPSISFHPKGGRLVLFGTGKYLETADTTSTNTQTIYGVWDNNTAATVTADALVQQVMTDGTTRTATQNAVSYSTTIKGWYVNLPVSGERITGVPSLEDGIFVFASIVPSASPCDFGGRGFVNAVDFLTGGMRSSPSFDTNRNRILSLDDGLSAGVEIGFSVGGVTRIRGYEQSDILVFSNVNGETGLTTTAKGAAGLRGRVTWRELMH, encoded by the coding sequence ATGAAGAAAATAGGCATTACAACAGGGAATGTGATTGGTTTCTTACTAGCTATCTTGACTGATAACGTCCAGGCATTACCTCCGCTTTCCAATATTCCGCTTTTTCTGGGAGGGATCATTTCTCCAAATGTCATGTTCACGCTTGATGATTCCGGGTCGATGCATTTTGAGATCATGCCGGAAGATTTGATTGTTCAAGACGCGCGCTTTATGTTTCCTCGCGCGTCGAGTGTTTATGGCGCAGCTGATTACAGCAACTATGTTGTCGATTTTGACCCTGCGAACAAATACGCGGCTTCATTGCGTTCCAGTTATGTCAACAAGATTTATTATGATCCTGCAGTAAGATACCAGCCATGGAGTAATGCGGACGGGTCGCTGATGAGTAACGCTAACCCAACCTGTGCTTACCATAATCCGCTAAATACCGCGGCCGGTTGCCGCAATCTTACGATCAACAATACGCAAACTGCGCGCTGGTTGCAAAATAACGGAACACTATCTTCCAGTGGATCCAAAACTTTTTATCCAGCTGTTTATTTCAAATACAACTCTGGCAGTATCAATGCGGCCAGTAGCTATACCGAGGTTAAAATTACTTCTACTACCGCTACCTACACCGGTGGAGCAAATCGTACAGATTGCGTTGCTGCACCCACCTGCACATATGCCGAAGAAATTCAGAATTTTGCCAATTGGTATACGTACTATCGTTCGCGCATTTTGTTGGCGCGCGCAGGAATTGGCCGGGCATTTGCAGCACAAGGAAATACCATGCGTGTCGGCTTTGCCGCTATCAATAAAGCTTCTACAACAATCGACGGGGTGGCGACAACAGTCGTAAAAACTGGCGTAAGGCAATTTACCGGTGCCGATAGAACAAATTTTTTTACCAATCTGTATGATCATGATATTCCAGCAGCAGGCACACCGCTGCGGGAAGCAGTATTAGCGGTAGGAAATTATTTCAAGAGAACGGATGATAAAGGCCCTTGGGGTCTGACACCCGGCACTACCGGCGGTACGCAACATGAATGCCGGCAGAATTATAATATTCTGATGACAGATGGCTACTGGACCGAAGGTTCCGTGTCAGGTTTGGATAATTCCGATAATTTATCCGGTTCCACCATAACCAATAACTCTTCGCCTGCAATTCCGGCGACTTATACCTATTCCCCGGCCCTTCCTTATTCGGATGCTTATAGTGATACGTTGGCTGACGCAGCGATGCAATATTGGAAGAATGATTTGCGTACGGATTTATCGAACAAAGTGCCAACCAATCCTCACGACCCGGCTTTCTGGCAGCACCTGGTAACTTTTACCGTTGGCTTGGGCGTGACGGGTACACTGACTGCATTACCTTCCGGGGCAGCAACTTGGCCGGATCCGACATCGGGTGATGCGGTAAAGATCGATGATTTGTGGCACGCTGCTGTAAACGGAAGAGGGGAATTCTTTAGTGCCTCGGATCCTGTTGCATTTTCCAATGCATTGACCAGTGCGCTTAAAACTATCGTGGCACGGACAGGCTCAGCGTCAGCGGTAGCAACCAATTCAAATTCATTAACGACAAACGGCCGTGTTTACCAAGCAAGATTTAATAGCGGCGATTGGAGCGGACAGTTATTATCGATCCCGGTTAGCTCTGCCGGAGTGCCTGGTACTGTCGAATGGGATGCCGGACAAGTTTCACTTGCATCGGGAACAATTGCGCCGGCTTCTCGTGTCATTATTACAAAAGGCAGTAGCGACGGAGTTTCATTTGAATATGCTAATTTAACCGCTGCACAAAAAGCTTTCCTCAATAAAAATGCTGCAGGTACTACGGATAATTGTGGTACGGAGAGGGTGGCGTTTTTACGGGGAGATTCGGCGCATGAGGGTGCAAGTGGAACGTTTACATGCGCCAGCTCCACTTCCATCAATAATTTCCGCACTCGCCCAAACAGTAAATTGGGAGATATTGTTAACTCAGGTCCAATTTATGTCGGAAAACCTATGGCAGGTTATTCGGATGTCGACCATCCCGGTTACGCATCATTCAAGAATAGCTATAAGGATAGAACTCCAATGATATATGTTGGCGCCAATGATGGAATGTTGCACGGATTCAATGCTTGCATTGCCGGAGTAACGGCAGGGTGTACGGTTGCAAATGCCGGTAAAGAACAACTGGTCTATATTCCGAGTACGGTTTATGAAAATCTAAGCAGATTAACAGACAAAGATTACACTTCCAATCATCGCTATTTTGTCGATGGCTCTCCTATGACGGGTGATATTTATTCAAGCTCCACTTCGAGCTGGAAAAGTATCCTTGTCGGCGGTATGAATGGCGGCGGTCAGGGTTACTATGCACTGGATGTTACGAATCCAGCAGATACATCAAAGGCGGCGCCGACTTTTACTACAGCAAATGCGGCAAATATACTGTTGTGGGAGTTTACCAGCGCTGATGATAGCGACATGGGTTATAGTCATAATTTGCCGCAAATTAACTCATTTACCGGTCAAGCGGTGCAAATCGCTAAAATGGAGAACAATCGCTGGGCCGTGATAGTCGGTAATGGCTATAACAGTACGGGCGGCAAAGCGGTTCTTTATATCCTGTTTATTACCGGAGGAGAGGATGGCAGCTGGACCATCGGGACGGATTACATTAAGTTGATTGCCGATTCAGGTACTGGCAATGGCCTTTCGACACCGACACCGTTTGATACTAATGGCAATGGCAAGGTCGATGTGATTTATGCCGGTGATATCAAGGGCAACTTGTGGAAGTTTGATGTCAGCTCGGCCACACCCTCAAGTTGGAATGTGGCAATTGGCGGGACACCTTTATTTGTATCCGGTACATCGAAACCGATCATTGCCCCGCCTTCCATAAGCTTTCATCCTAAAGGGGGCCGGTTGGTTTTATTCGGTACAGGAAAATACCTGGAAACTGCCGATACTACCAGCACCAATACTCAGACAATCTACGGGGTATGGGATAATAATACGGCAGCAACGGTAACGGCAGATGCGCTAGTTCAGCAAGTGATGACGGATGGGACGACCAGGACGGCGACGCAAAATGCGGTATCCTATTCAACCACGATTAAAGGGTGGTATGTCAATTTGCCGGTCAGTGGCGAAAGAATTACAGGTGTGCCCAGTTTGGAAGACGGGATTTTTGTGTTTGCTAGTATTGTGCCTTCCGCATCGCCTTGCGACTTTGGCGGTAGAGGATTCGTGAATGCAGTCGATTTCCTGACAGGAGGCATGCGTTCTTCACCATCATTTGATACCAACAGGAATAGAATTCTCTCGCTAGATGATGGACTGTCAGCGGGTGTAGAAATTGGATTTTCTGTGGGGGGAGTTACGCGAATCAGAGGATATGAGCAGAGTGATATTCTTGTTTTCTCGAATGTAAATGGTGAAACCGGTCTGACAACAACAGCAAAAGGTGCTGCCGGGCTACGGGGCAGGGTCACGTGGCGAGAGCTGATGCATTGA
- a CDS encoding PilW family protein, giving the protein MITSSISSNRLKIKRRSEVHGFTLVELMVGMTIGLVLLLVIGSVFVSSRQVSREQEDNARVQENGRFALEIIGRSIKQAGHVEMPFAGLKVEFTGNAISGTNGGTGVADTLTIQHEGAIGDSDCEGTGVTVAGRIIQNHFNIDAASAELQCDGQISDTPTVPGAPPLGQVLLSNVEDLQVLYGVDIDGDQSVDRYIESPVDWEQVVTARVCVLIRSEKTNVVSAGNYLDCSGTSTAIPSDRRLRRAFTATFNLRNRINGTP; this is encoded by the coding sequence ATGATCACTTCGTCAATCAGCTCGAATAGGCTTAAGATTAAAAGACGGAGTGAAGTGCATGGTTTTACTCTGGTTGAATTGATGGTTGGCATGACCATAGGTTTGGTGTTGCTGCTCGTTATCGGCAGCGTTTTTGTCAGCAGCCGGCAGGTTTCCCGTGAGCAGGAAGATAACGCGCGAGTACAAGAGAACGGGCGTTTTGCATTGGAAATTATCGGACGGAGTATTAAACAAGCCGGGCATGTTGAAATGCCATTTGCCGGTTTAAAAGTAGAATTCACCGGTAATGCCATTAGCGGTACCAATGGTGGCACGGGTGTGGCTGACACTCTGACCATTCAGCATGAAGGTGCAATAGGAGACAGTGACTGTGAAGGAACTGGCGTGACTGTTGCGGGCAGGATTATTCAGAATCATTTCAACATTGATGCCGCTAGTGCGGAATTACAATGTGATGGCCAGATTTCGGATACTCCGACCGTGCCGGGAGCGCCGCCACTCGGTCAAGTATTATTAAGCAACGTAGAAGATTTACAGGTTCTTTACGGAGTGGACATCGACGGTGATCAATCGGTTGACCGCTATATCGAATCGCCGGTTGATTGGGAACAAGTTGTTACTGCACGTGTTTGTGTTCTGATTCGCTCGGAAAAAACGAATGTCGTTTCTGCCGGCAATTACCTCGATTGCAGTGGAACTTCGACCGCAATTCCATCTGATAGGCGGCTAAGAAGAGCTTTTACCGCAACCTTTAATTTACGCAATCGTATTAATGGCACGCCATGA
- the pilV gene encoding type IV pilus modification protein PilV yields MRISRKFSMKRQPKASMQGFSLIEVLVTILIVSFGLLSMAALIVSGARGNNVAYYRSIASKQTEDIADRMRANIAGVVAGSYDVLLASIPSSSDCMASACSPTQMAAYDHAQWNTANARLLPGGVGTVNGNLAAGFSIILMWTEKEMNGEADPNCPGGEVNTRCFVTRIAP; encoded by the coding sequence ATGCGGATAAGTAGAAAATTCTCAATGAAAAGGCAACCTAAAGCCTCAATGCAAGGTTTTAGTTTGATCGAGGTGCTCGTTACGATTTTGATCGTGTCTTTTGGTTTGTTGAGTATGGCGGCACTGATTGTATCGGGGGCGCGCGGCAATAATGTCGCGTACTACCGTTCGATAGCCAGCAAACAAACAGAGGATATCGCCGATCGTATGCGCGCAAATATCGCTGGTGTAGTGGCAGGTTCGTATGATGTACTTTTGGCCAGTATTCCAAGTAGTTCGGATTGTATGGCTAGTGCATGCAGTCCAACACAAATGGCCGCTTATGATCATGCGCAATGGAACACAGCAAATGCACGGTTACTTCCGGGCGGAGTCGGGACAGTCAATGGAAACTTAGCAGCCGGATTCTCAATTATCTTGATGTGGACAGAGAAGGAAATGAACGGTGAAGCTGACCCTAATTGCCCTGGAGGGGAAGTGAATACGCGATGTTTTGTTACAAGAATTGCTCCATGA
- a CDS encoding type II transport protein GspH, producing MRERQLIGQRYQNGFTLIELLVTLSVASILLSVAAPSYRTFVQDNLLVTQSSSFYSTLALAKSEAIRRSSFVTVCPSTNGTSCTGGVVWSNGWLVFSDRNNNGVVEAGEEILQVGVAFSGGNSFSGARARVTFTANGFSMASNDTFTLCDSRGAAYSKAIILNNQGRFRIETGAGTCG from the coding sequence ATGAGAGAAAGACAGTTGATCGGCCAGCGATACCAAAATGGTTTTACTTTGATCGAGCTGCTCGTCACATTGAGTGTGGCCAGTATTCTGCTTTCGGTAGCTGCGCCAAGCTACCGTACGTTTGTTCAAGACAATTTACTGGTGACGCAAAGTAGCAGTTTTTATTCCACCCTGGCTTTGGCGAAAAGTGAAGCCATTCGACGCAGTAGTTTTGTTACGGTTTGTCCAAGCACGAATGGCACCAGTTGCACCGGAGGGGTAGTCTGGTCGAACGGTTGGTTGGTTTTTTCTGATCGCAACAACAATGGTGTGGTTGAAGCAGGCGAAGAGATTTTACAGGTTGGTGTCGCTTTCTCTGGCGGGAATTCCTTTTCGGGAGCTAGGGCAAGAGTCACTTTTACCGCGAATGGTTTCTCAATGGCATCCAACGATACTTTTACATTGTGTGACAGCCGGGGAGCTGCATATTCCAAAGCTATTATCTTAAATAATCAAGGGCGTTTCCGTATCGAGACGGGGGCTGGAACATGCGGATAA